One part of the Phaeodactylum tricornutum CCAP 1055/1 chromosome 17, whole genome shotgun sequence genome encodes these proteins:
- the HemF_1 gene encoding coproporphyrinogen III oxidase (eighth step of heme synthesis; although the enzyme is related to chloroplast homologues, no targeting sequences have been found) encodes MRSRFEKLCREAQISITKAIEEIDGEGVFREDCWTRANGGGGMSRVLSGGKVFEKAGVNLSVVYGSMPQEALQAATERGVDRAKGMAPGERVPFFACGLSSVMHPKNPHAPTMHFNYRYFETDGGVWWFGGGTDITPSYLNEDDMKHFHGTYKEVCDKHDPEYYEEFKAWADRYFVIQHRNETRGLGGIFFDDQNNKTPDEHFAFSEEAVNSVIKAYGPIVEKHKDDPYTEKQKQWQLMRRGRYVEFNLVYDRGTVFGLKTGGRIESILMSLPETARWEYDHQVEPGSPEAEFLEACRHPRSWV; translated from the coding sequence ATGCGCAGTCGCTTCGAAAAACTCTGCCGCGAGGCCCAAATCTCCATCACCAAGGCTATTGAAGAAATCGACGGGGAAGGCGTCTTCCGCGAAGACTGTTGGACACGGGccaacggtggcggcggtatGAGCCGGGTGCTGAGTGGCGGCAAGGTCTTTGAAAAGGCCGGCGTCAATTTATCCGTCGTCTACGGTTCCATGCCACAGGAAGCACTGCAGGCGGCGACCGAGCGGGGAGTCGACCGGGCCAAGGGGATGGCCCCCGGTGAGCGGGTGCCATTCTTCGCCTGCGGCTTGTCCTCCGTCATGCACCCCAAAAATCCACACGCACCCACGATGCATTTCAATTACCGCTACTTTGAAACCGATGGTGGAGTTTGGTGGTTTGGCGGTGGAACCGACATTACTCCGTCGTACTTGAACGAAGACGATATGAAACACTTCCACGGAACCTACAAGGAAGTCTGTGACAAGCACGACCCGGAATACTACGAGGAGTTCAAAGCCTGGGCCGACCGGTATTTTGTCATTCAGCACCGTAACGAAACACGGGGGCTCGGTGGTATCTTTTTTGACgatcaaaacaacaagacGCCGGATGAGCATTTCGCCTTCTCCGAAGAAGCCGTCAATTCCGTCATTAAAGCCTACGGCCCGATTGTGGAAAAGCACAAGGACGATCCCTACAcggaaaagcaaaagcaaTGGCAATTGATGCGAAGAGGTCGTTACGTTGAATTTAACCTCGTGTACGATCGGGGAACTGTTTTTGGCCTCAAGACGGGCGGTCGGATTGAAAGCATCCTCATGAGTTTACCCGAAACAGCACGTTGGGAATACGATCATCAGGTTGAACCAGGTTCACCCGAAGCGGAATTTCTGGAAGCCTGCCGGCATCCCCGCAGTTGGGTCTAG
- a CDS encoding predicted protein, translating to MIALEEARNLALTVWQQQQPPPEVWSVVSGVAAFSTTLAASTWCQQRILRMSTGTLAPFPSLVGFATVCVASVVSHRVSLSTLQVVRSGDTTPWRFWEQSFQRGNSFGNNSNSNPHASFSYADKHLELPVGRVSWHTLRICCIGVVAFKVLLGGRFWAIAPSSYTHLGSFARTSSWMNGSIPATARYASSAERLWVERMGRRIGCHTCGSRMAHSRAAVKFVGDHMPPKAVANQQNARWIRRLLGNPVQFRFFPQCVPCSSKQGTILGKATSDLRAAIASPASLFTRRSSKLPNLARAGGGVQAYNHGLRPRLHHLAGGVVGGVAVLGANEADLMDENRYRYAQWQHDLHQALLQETPQQWLEGFRRGLMAVREKVWPNDDSSC from the coding sequence ATGATTGCGTTAGAAGAGGCCCGGAATCTGGCCTTGACGGtttggcaacaacagcaacccCCACCGGAAGTATGGTCCGTCGTGTCGGGCGTTGCTGCCTTCTCGACGACGCTTGCTGCTTCGACGTGGTGTCAACAGCGGATCTTACGCATGTCAACGGGAACACTCGCACCTTTCCCCTCTTTGGTGGGATTCGCCACAGTGTGTGTCGCTTCGGTGGTCTCGCACCGAGTGTCTCTTTCCACACTGCAAGTCGTACGTTCGGGAGACACGACACCCTGGCGGTTCTGGGAACAGTCATTTCAACGAGGAAATAGTTTCGGCAACAATAGCAACAGCAATCCACACGCATCCTTCAGTTACGCGGACAAACACCTCGAGTTGCCGGTCGGTCGTGTATCCTGGCATACACTCCGCATCTGCTGCATTGGCGTGGTGGCCTTCAAAGTACTCCTGGGCGGACGTTTCTGGGCAATTGCCCCCAGTTCCTACACACACTTGGGATCCTTCGCCCGTACATCGTCCTGGATGAACGGCAGTATCCCAGCGACGGCTCGTTACGCTTCTTCGGCGGAACGCCTTTGGGTGGAACGCATGGGTCGACGCATCGGTTGTCACACCTGCGGTTCCCGTATGGCGCACTCTCGAGCCGCCGTCAAGTTTGTGGGAGACCACATGCCTCCCAAGGCCGTGGCGAATCAACAGAACGCGCGTTGGATACGACGACTCCTGGGCAACCCCGTGCAGTTTCGCTTCTTCCCGCAGTGTGTGCCGTGTTCTTCCAAACAGGGCACGATTCTGGGCAAGGCCACCAGCGACTTGCGCGCGGCAATCGCCAGTCCAGCGTCACTGTTTACGCGACGTTCATCGAAGCTACCCAATTTAGCACGCGCTGGTGGTGGCGTGCAAGCCTACAATCACGGACTCCGTCCACGACTGCACCATTTGGCGGGGGGCGTGGTGGGAGGTGTCGCGGTGCTGGGAGCCAACGAGGCGGACTTGATGGACGAGAATCGCTACCGGTACGCTCAATGGCAGCACGACTTACATCAAGCACTGCTTCAAGAAACTCCACAACAGTGGCTCGAAGGTTTTCGACGAGGCTTGATGGCCGTGCGAGAAAAAGTATGGCCGAACGACGATTCCTCCTGCTAG
- a CDS encoding predicted protein, protein MARTATGSNVVTLSSSNPRCGSNSDAAAEATDNAIVFTVQNPSRCHRHHRRRPWRVWGVGVLAIVWASASHALVPPTRRAVTAGRTEAPTGRGLGFGHYSLLSSSSTTSTTATCLDMSSSSGGSENQSPTEFELHVGKALDTLRNDYPKILTDQPDFSIYHKDIEVVDPSGVKVHGINTYKGSFRLLHALVAFIYCPSRSGLTFRLCYDKARQAIRIHWNAQVVPREIFGGSRTTLYVDGISVYEMNRDGDIVAHRIEQLLMNNTPVQPKEGVIAALRQEHGVSVPSFIQNMDSRSGNHNNNNNQLVPFQTVNPWERHREPQLFSLSAMEATSNENPPTDNGNNNANELLHAQYPDLDWPALEAKNKSRKKFGLKPLTPEEFLALATEIQKMDAEQQVAAQMQRQQRQEAAAAKEKDKNSLFNKLFGGLLEDTCESNYDCERPLVCCDFGFVQKCCSSGSRVVDLRGQLALIPVPADVGYGPGDLDRNPPRNF, encoded by the coding sequence ATGGCACGAACGGCAACTGGTAGTAACGTCGTGACGTTATCGTCATCCAACCCCAGATGTGGTAGTAATAGTGATGCTGCTGCGGAGGCAACGGACAATGCTATCGTATTCACGGTACAGAATCCGagtcgttgtcatcgtcatcacCGGCGCCGGCCGTGGCGTGTTTGGGGAGTCGGTGTGCTAGCCATCGTGTGGGCGTCCGCCTCGCACGCCTTGGTACCGCCGACTCGGCGCGCCGTGACGGCCGGACGCACGGAGGCACCCACCGGACGGGGACTCGGCTTTGGACATTattcgttgttgtcgtcgtcgtccacgacgaGTACTACGGCAACCTGCTTGGACATGTCGAGTTCCTCCGGTGGTTCCGAGAATCAATCTCCGACCGAGTTTGAACTCCACGTGGGCAAAGCCCTCGATACACTCCGCAATGACTATCCCAAAATTCTTACGGATCAACCGGACTTTTCCATATACCACAAGGATATTGAAGTGGTGGATCCGTCGGGAGTCAAAGTACACGGCATTAATACCTACAAGGGTTCCTTTCGTCTCCTGCACGCGCTCGTCGCGTTCATCTACTGCCCCTCCCGATCCGGATTAACCTTTCGGCTTTGCTACGACAAGGCTCGTCAGGCGATTCGGATTCACTGGAATGCGCAAGTGGTGCCGCGGGAAATATTCGGAGGTTCCCGGACGACTCTGTACGTTGACGGGATTTCGGTCTACGAAATGAATCGCGACGGAGACATTGTGGCGCATCGGATCGAGCAACTGCTCATGAATAACACGCCCGTGCAACCCAAAGAAGGAGTCATTGCGGCCTTGCGACAAGAACACGGTGTCAGTGTGCCCTCCTTTATTCAAAACATGGACAGCCGCAGCGGCAATCACAATAACAATAATAACCAACTCGTGCCCTTTCAAACGGTCAATCCCTGGGAACGCCACCGGGAACCGCAACTTTTCTCATTGTCCGCCATGGAAGCGACTTCCAACGAGAATCCTCCTACCGACAATGgcaacaacaatgccaacgaGCTGTTGCACGCTCAGTATCCCGATCTCGATTGGCCCGCTCTCGAGGCCAAAAACAAGAGTCGCAAAAAATTTGGTCTCAAGCCCCTGACTCCCGAAGAGTTTCTGGCCTTGGCAACCGAAATCCAAAAAATGGACGCCGAGCAACAAGTCGCCGCCCAAATGCAGCGGCAACAACGGCAAGAGGCGGCAGcggccaaggaaaaggacaagaacaGTTTGTTCAACAAACTGTTCGGTGGTCTCCTGGAAGACACTTGCGAGAGCAACTACGATTGCGAACGGCCCCTGGTGTGTTGTGATTTCGGATTCGTTCAGAAATGCTGCAGCAGCGGATCACGGGTGGTGGATCTGCGTGGACAGCTGGCCCTGATCCCCGTACCAGCCGACGTGGGATACGGGCCGGGTGATCTCGATCGGAATCCACCCCGCAACTTTTAA